A stretch of the Bradyrhizobium arachidis genome encodes the following:
- a CDS encoding glycoside hydrolase family 18 protein — protein sequence MALLPGYRMVRRSGENGADQLDVDKFAAVMPGDILEVVVSSVGANEQPGKEPMIVSHVNRRTFAAAGFSTLVCGPALMQQGWAARVWSPVVAGYLAPWKARPGGPSIKTIPARELTHLMYAFGTVSAEGLAELTDRCLDAGACDGTAPSGPFGGNFAQLAELKWNNPQLRILISLGGWSGSKYFSAAAATPLSRARFAQSVIEAFFRPYPGLFDGVDVDWEFPVSGGRPGNLAHFEDRGNFTLLIAELRRKLADFSALERRNLELTIAVSSTPDKIINLEAAALARLVDRINVMAYDYHAGSAFAGFNAPLFACAGDPNPDLNVDASVNALIRAGVPPAKVTLGMAFYGRAVAEVPQEKGGLFQQGATASEEWGGSDGIDYRDLVARRPEEQGFRRYWSDEAQVPWLYNAERRLWISYDDPLSIACKAMYARAHALAGIMIWDLFADDGSLLAALHTLPVRKSE from the coding sequence TTGGCATTGCTGCCTGGCTATCGGATGGTGAGGCGATCGGGTGAGAACGGAGCCGATCAGCTCGATGTCGACAAGTTCGCGGCAGTGATGCCGGGCGATATCCTGGAGGTCGTCGTGTCATCCGTTGGCGCAAACGAGCAACCCGGCAAAGAGCCCATGATCGTGAGTCATGTTAATCGTCGAACATTCGCCGCGGCCGGGTTTTCTACCCTCGTGTGCGGACCAGCGCTGATGCAGCAGGGGTGGGCCGCGCGAGTCTGGAGCCCCGTGGTCGCCGGCTATTTGGCCCCTTGGAAGGCCCGGCCGGGCGGTCCGAGCATCAAGACGATCCCGGCTCGCGAGCTGACCCACTTAATGTACGCATTCGGGACCGTCTCGGCAGAAGGACTGGCTGAACTTACGGACCGTTGCCTCGACGCCGGAGCCTGCGACGGGACGGCGCCGTCCGGTCCGTTCGGCGGCAACTTCGCCCAACTCGCCGAATTGAAGTGGAACAATCCGCAGCTTCGGATCCTGATTTCGTTGGGCGGTTGGAGCGGATCGAAATATTTCTCGGCCGCAGCTGCCACGCCGCTCTCGCGCGCGCGGTTTGCACAATCCGTCATCGAGGCGTTCTTTCGGCCGTATCCGGGTCTGTTCGATGGCGTGGATGTCGATTGGGAATTTCCCGTCTCAGGAGGACGTCCCGGAAATCTCGCGCACTTCGAGGACCGTGGCAATTTCACGCTCCTGATTGCGGAGCTCCGCCGAAAGCTCGCGGACTTTTCTGCGTTGGAGCGCCGGAACCTGGAGCTCACGATCGCGGTGTCGTCCACGCCCGACAAAATTATCAATCTAGAGGCGGCCGCTCTCGCACGCCTGGTCGACCGAATTAATGTGATGGCCTACGACTATCATGCGGGCTCGGCCTTTGCCGGCTTCAATGCCCCACTGTTCGCCTGCGCCGGAGATCCAAATCCCGACCTGAATGTCGATGCGAGCGTGAACGCCTTGATCCGTGCCGGTGTGCCGCCCGCCAAGGTGACGCTCGGAATGGCCTTCTATGGCCGAGCCGTTGCGGAAGTGCCCCAGGAAAAGGGCGGGCTTTTCCAACAGGGGGCTACAGCGAGCGAGGAGTGGGGAGGGAGCGACGGCATCGATTATCGGGATCTGGTTGCCCGGCGACCGGAGGAGCAGGGGTTTCGCCGGTATTGGAGCGACGAGGCCCAGGTGCCGTGGCTCTATAACGCCGAACGGCGCTTGTGGATCAGCTACGACGATCCACTCTCCATCGCATGCAAGGCGATGTACGCTCGCGCCCATGCACTCGCCGGAATCATGATCTGGGACTTGTTCGCCGACGACGGCTCGCTGCTCGCAGCACTCCACACCCTTCCTGTGCGAAAGTCCGAATAG